In the genome of Mesotoga sp. UBA6090, one region contains:
- a CDS encoding class II SORL domain-containing protein: MAIGEYVKSADWKSEKHVPVIDIPDLIKPGEAFNVEIMVGKEISHPNTIEHHIKWFDLYAMYDDGQFLIHLGHVEFTPVTTQPKAAFSVKLEKSGSLIATSYCNIHGLWESSKRVEF, translated from the coding sequence ATGGCGATAGGCGAGTATGTGAAAAGTGCGGACTGGAAAAGTGAGAAACATGTACCGGTTATTGACATTCCCGATTTGATTAAGCCGGGAGAAGCATTCAACGTAGAAATCATGGTGGGCAAGGAGATTTCGCATCCAAATACCATCGAGCATCACATCAAGTGGTTCGATCTGTACGCAATGTATGATGACGGCCAGTTTCTAATTCATCTTGGTCACGTCGAGTTCACTCCTGTAACAACCCAGCCAAAGGCTGCATTTAGCGTGAAATTGGAGAAGTCAGGTTCACTGATCGCTACTTCTTACTGCAACATACATGGTCTCTGGGAAAGCAGTAAGAGAGTTGAGTTCTGA
- the rd gene encoding rubredoxin, protein MKYRCTICGYIYDPEIADPENGVDPGTTFEDVPEDWVCPLCGASKDDFEPID, encoded by the coding sequence ATGAAGTACAGATGCACTATCTGCGGTTACATTTATGATCCTGAAATTGCCGATCCCGAAAATGGAGTAGATCCCGGGACCACCTTTGAGGATGTTCCAGAGGATTGGGTCTGCCCACTATGCGGAGCCAGTAAAGACGATTTCGAACCAATCGACTAG